A window of the Dioscorea cayenensis subsp. rotundata cultivar TDr96_F1 chromosome 14, TDr96_F1_v2_PseudoChromosome.rev07_lg8_w22 25.fasta, whole genome shotgun sequence genome harbors these coding sequences:
- the LOC120275180 gene encoding proline transporter 2-like isoform X3, producing the protein MGEDIEKPEKVEALNIDSKKVNHDYVKPSAHAVDKDSWQQVGVMLVTSFNCAYVLSFSNLMLVPLGWAWGISCLIMVGAFAFYANWLLADFHIIDDCRFIRYRDLMGYVFGRRLYYTTWILQFLTLLLGNMGFILLGGKALKEINLEFNSTSMRLQVFIVITGFVYFLFAYLVPTMSAMRNWLAPSAIFTITFEVTLLAILLKDGKRSEREKDYNIHGSKTDKIFNAFGAIAAILVCNTSGLLPEIQSTLRKPAVVNMRKALIMQFTIGLAIYYGVSIVGYWAYGSSVSAYIPSELSGPKWAKVLINSFAFLQSIVSQHVKGKSSNGVEKAWHWINIIVFSFLSIITTASAIRIIVNNARIYYFFADT; encoded by the exons ATGGGAGAGGACATAGAGAAGCCAGAGAAAGTGGAAGCACTAAACATTGATTCAAAGAAAGTGAACCATGATTATGTCAAGCCTTCTGCTCATGCTGTTGATAaag ATTCATGGCAACAAGTTGGAGTGATGCTTGTGACAAGCTTCAATTGTGCCTATGTACTTAGTTTCTCAAATCTCATGTTGGTTCCATTGGGTTGGGCTTGGGGCATCAGTTGCTTAATTATGGTCGGAGCTTTCGCTTTCTATGCTAATTGGCTTCTTGCTGACTTCCACATCATCGATGATTGCCGTTTTATTCGGTATCGAGACCTCATGGGCTACGTTTTTG GAAGGAGACTTTATTACACAACATGGATATTGCAGTTCTTAACCTTGCTTCTTGGAAACATGGGCTTCATCCTTCTTGGTGGAAAAGCACTCAag GAAATAAACTTAGAATTCAATAGCACATCAATGAGGCTCCAAGTGTTCATTGTGATAACAGGATTTGTGTACTTTTTATTTGCTTACTTAGTCCCAACCATGTCTGCCATGAGAAATTGGCTTGCACCCTCTGCAATTTTCACCATCACTTTTGAAGTCACACTCCTTGCAATCTTACTCAAAGATG GGAAAAGAAGTGAAAGAGAGAAGGATTACAACATCCATGGAAGTAAAACGgacaaaatttttaatgcatttggtGCAATTGCTGCTATTCTAGTTTGCAACACTTCTGGCCTCCTCCCTGAAATTCAG TCAACACTGAGAAAACCAGCAGTAGTGAATATGAGAAAAGCACTTATAATGCAATTCACAATTGGTCTAGCAATATATTATGGTGTGAGTATTGTTGGTTATTGGGCATATGGTTCATCAGTTTCAGCCTACATTCCAAGTGAATTAAGTGGACCAAAATGGGCTAAAGTGCTTATCAACTCTTTTGCTTTTCTACAAAGCATTGTTTCTCAACAT GTTAAAGGAAAAAGTTCCAATGGAGTTGAAAAGGCATGGCATTGGATCAATATCatagttttctcttttctttcaattaTAACAACCGCTTCAGCTATTCGAATAATCGTAAATAATGCGAGGATTTACTACTTTTTTGCTGACACTTGA
- the LOC120275180 gene encoding proline transporter 2-like isoform X1 encodes MGEDIEKPEKVEALNIDSKKVNHDYVKPSAHAVDKDSWQQVGVMLVTSFNCAYVLSFSNLMLVPLGWAWGISCLIMVGAFAFYANWLLADFHIIDDCRFIRYRDLMGYVFGRRLYYTTWILQFLTLLLGNMGFILLGGKALKEINLEFNSTSMRLQVFIVITGFVYFLFAYLVPTMSAMRNWLAPSAIFTITFEVTLLAILLKDGKRSEREKDYNIHGSKTDKIFNAFGAIAAILVCNTSGLLPEIQSTLRKPAVVNMRKALIMQFTIGLAIYYGVSIVGYWAYGSSVSAYIPSELSGPKWAKVLINSFAFLQSIVSQHMFCAPIHEALDTKYLRLDEKMFSKNNFLRRFILRSIIFGINTFITALFPFMGDFVNLFGSFTLFPLTFVFPSMIFLKVKGKSSNGVEKAWHWINIIVFSFLSIITTASAIRIIVNNARIYYFFADT; translated from the exons ATGGGAGAGGACATAGAGAAGCCAGAGAAAGTGGAAGCACTAAACATTGATTCAAAGAAAGTGAACCATGATTATGTCAAGCCTTCTGCTCATGCTGTTGATAaag ATTCATGGCAACAAGTTGGAGTGATGCTTGTGACAAGCTTCAATTGTGCCTATGTACTTAGTTTCTCAAATCTCATGTTGGTTCCATTGGGTTGGGCTTGGGGCATCAGTTGCTTAATTATGGTCGGAGCTTTCGCTTTCTATGCTAATTGGCTTCTTGCTGACTTCCACATCATCGATGATTGCCGTTTTATTCGGTATCGAGACCTCATGGGCTACGTTTTTG GAAGGAGACTTTATTACACAACATGGATATTGCAGTTCTTAACCTTGCTTCTTGGAAACATGGGCTTCATCCTTCTTGGTGGAAAAGCACTCAag GAAATAAACTTAGAATTCAATAGCACATCAATGAGGCTCCAAGTGTTCATTGTGATAACAGGATTTGTGTACTTTTTATTTGCTTACTTAGTCCCAACCATGTCTGCCATGAGAAATTGGCTTGCACCCTCTGCAATTTTCACCATCACTTTTGAAGTCACACTCCTTGCAATCTTACTCAAAGATG GGAAAAGAAGTGAAAGAGAGAAGGATTACAACATCCATGGAAGTAAAACGgacaaaatttttaatgcatttggtGCAATTGCTGCTATTCTAGTTTGCAACACTTCTGGCCTCCTCCCTGAAATTCAG TCAACACTGAGAAAACCAGCAGTAGTGAATATGAGAAAAGCACTTATAATGCAATTCACAATTGGTCTAGCAATATATTATGGTGTGAGTATTGTTGGTTATTGGGCATATGGTTCATCAGTTTCAGCCTACATTCCAAGTGAATTAAGTGGACCAAAATGGGCTAAAGTGCTTATCAACTCTTTTGCTTTTCTACAAAGCATTGTTTCTCAACAT ATGTTCTGTGCACCAATTCATGAAGCCCTCGACACAAAATACTTGAGATTGGATGAGAAAATGTTCTCCAAAAACAACTTTCTTCGTCGATTTATTCTCAGATCTATCATTTTTGGTATCAATACATTTATCACAGCCTTGTTTCCATTTATGGGGGACTTTGTAAACCTTTTtggatcattcactctattccCACTAACCTTTGTATTCCCAAGTATGATTTTTCTCAAG GTTAAAGGAAAAAGTTCCAATGGAGTTGAAAAGGCATGGCATTGGATCAATATCatagttttctcttttctttcaattaTAACAACCGCTTCAGCTATTCGAATAATCGTAAATAATGCGAGGATTTACTACTTTTTTGCTGACACTTGA
- the LOC120275180 gene encoding probable proline transporter 2 isoform X2 encodes MGEDIEKPEKVEALNIDSKKVNHDYVKPSAHAVDKGRRLYYTTWILQFLTLLLGNMGFILLGGKALKEINLEFNSTSMRLQVFIVITGFVYFLFAYLVPTMSAMRNWLAPSAIFTITFEVTLLAILLKDGKRSEREKDYNIHGSKTDKIFNAFGAIAAILVCNTSGLLPEIQSTLRKPAVVNMRKALIMQFTIGLAIYYGVSIVGYWAYGSSVSAYIPSELSGPKWAKVLINSFAFLQSIVSQHMFCAPIHEALDTKYLRLDEKMFSKNNFLRRFILRSIIFGINTFITALFPFMGDFVNLFGSFTLFPLTFVFPSMIFLKVKGKSSNGVEKAWHWINIIVFSFLSIITTASAIRIIVNNARIYYFFADT; translated from the exons ATGGGAGAGGACATAGAGAAGCCAGAGAAAGTGGAAGCACTAAACATTGATTCAAAGAAAGTGAACCATGATTATGTCAAGCCTTCTGCTCATGCTGTTGATAaag GAAGGAGACTTTATTACACAACATGGATATTGCAGTTCTTAACCTTGCTTCTTGGAAACATGGGCTTCATCCTTCTTGGTGGAAAAGCACTCAag GAAATAAACTTAGAATTCAATAGCACATCAATGAGGCTCCAAGTGTTCATTGTGATAACAGGATTTGTGTACTTTTTATTTGCTTACTTAGTCCCAACCATGTCTGCCATGAGAAATTGGCTTGCACCCTCTGCAATTTTCACCATCACTTTTGAAGTCACACTCCTTGCAATCTTACTCAAAGATG GGAAAAGAAGTGAAAGAGAGAAGGATTACAACATCCATGGAAGTAAAACGgacaaaatttttaatgcatttggtGCAATTGCTGCTATTCTAGTTTGCAACACTTCTGGCCTCCTCCCTGAAATTCAG TCAACACTGAGAAAACCAGCAGTAGTGAATATGAGAAAAGCACTTATAATGCAATTCACAATTGGTCTAGCAATATATTATGGTGTGAGTATTGTTGGTTATTGGGCATATGGTTCATCAGTTTCAGCCTACATTCCAAGTGAATTAAGTGGACCAAAATGGGCTAAAGTGCTTATCAACTCTTTTGCTTTTCTACAAAGCATTGTTTCTCAACAT ATGTTCTGTGCACCAATTCATGAAGCCCTCGACACAAAATACTTGAGATTGGATGAGAAAATGTTCTCCAAAAACAACTTTCTTCGTCGATTTATTCTCAGATCTATCATTTTTGGTATCAATACATTTATCACAGCCTTGTTTCCATTTATGGGGGACTTTGTAAACCTTTTtggatcattcactctattccCACTAACCTTTGTATTCCCAAGTATGATTTTTCTCAAG GTTAAAGGAAAAAGTTCCAATGGAGTTGAAAAGGCATGGCATTGGATCAATATCatagttttctcttttctttcaattaTAACAACCGCTTCAGCTATTCGAATAATCGTAAATAATGCGAGGATTTACTACTTTTTTGCTGACACTTGA
- the LOC120275672 gene encoding zinc finger CCCH domain-containing protein 12-like — protein sequence MNAEISMEFSEEEAALGLEEDAVKACQSSPSPSSPETLVEQIENLKFDEEEKQRDEEKSEGEFLDRESKICDEGNEKSEGFRYPLRPGEPDCAYFLRTGLCGYGSKCKFNHPTTRNSLAQGIMWGPSETIQAGEGKETKAWLQGEGQLKCKYYSMPSGCKYGKSCKYGHRRENSGAEQVELNFLGLPIRPGEKECPFYLRTGCCKYSASCRFHHPEPVSVPANYLTARFEKDGYCQGLASGKSKSPKASFPLQRASVELSSSLDASSPSYIPRILLPHQVFHTSKLSTEYGEYQAPAEAPFTPDSDWSKQETPATDLDCHPPKADDLVHQHAQTELYPERAGQPECQYFMKHGECKFGLSCKFSHPKTRCSKASVAILSPLGLPLRKDQPICAHYDMYGICKYGPACKFDHPMKFSHSPSTTAKSCTHSSSVDVPGAVKLSSGSALLQQS from the exons ATGAATGCGGAGATAAGCATGGAATTTTCCGAAGAAGAAGCAGCCCTTGGATTAGAGGAAGACGCAGTGAAGGCATGCCAATCATCGCCTTCACCTTCATCTCCTGAAACCCTAGTTGAACAAATTGAGAATCTGAAGTTCGATGAAGAGGAGAAGCAGAGGGATGAAGAGAAATCGGAGGGGGAGTTTCTGGACCGTGAGAGCAAGATTTGCGATGAGGGTAATGAGAAATCGGAAGGTTTTCGGTATCCTCTTCGACCTGGGGAGCCCGATTGTGCGTATTTCTTGAGGACCGGATTGTGTGGGTATGGATCGAAATGCAAGTTTAATCATCCCACAACCAGGAACTCGCTTGCCCAG GGAATTATGTGGGGTCCTTCAGAGACGATCCAG GCTGGCGAGGGAAAAGAAACCAAAGCATGGCTACAAGGAGAAGGGCAATTAAAATGCAAG TATTACTCGATGCCTTCTGGTTGTAAATATGGAAAATCCTGCAAGTATGGCCACCGTCGTGAAAATTCAGGAGCAGAACAAGTGGAGCTTAACTTTTTAGGGCTTCCAATTCGACCA GGAGAAAAGGAGTGCCCCTTTTATCTGAGAACTGGTTGTTGCAAATATTCAGCCAGCTGTCGGTTTCATCATCCTGAGCCAGTTTCTGTTCCTGCAAATTATCTCACTGCAAGGTTTGAAAAGGATGGGTACTGTCAAGGACTTGCTTCAGGAAAATCTAAATCACCTAAGGCGTCTTTTCCTCTTCAGAGAGCATCTGTTGAGTTGTCTTCTTCCTTAGATGCCTCTTCGCCTTCCTACATCCCAAGAATTCTCTTACCTCATCAAGTGTTTCATACAAGTAAATTAAGCACTGAATATGGTGAATATCAG GCCCCAGCTGAAGCACCCTTCACACCAGACTCGGACTGGAGTAAGCAAGAGACTCCTGCTACTGACTTGGACTGTCACCCACCAAAGGCAGATGACCTTGTACATCAGCATGCGCAGACTGAATTGTATCCTGAGAGAGCTGGCCAACCAGAATGTCAGTATTTTATGAAACACGGAGAATGCAAGTTTGGATTATCATGCAAATTTTCCCATCCAAAAACTCGCTGTTCAAAAGCATCTGTAGCCATTCTCAGTCCCCTCGGCCTGCCTTTGAGAAAG GACCAACCAATCTGTGCACATTATGACATGTATGGTATATGTAAGTATGGGCCTGCCTGCAAGTTTGATCATCCCATGAAGTTTAGTCATTCACCGTCAACAACTGCTAAATCATGTACTCACTCATCATCAGTTGATGTGCCCGGAGCAGTAAAGCTGTCATCTGGAAGTGCTTTGCTCCAGCAGTCTTAA
- the LOC120276263 gene encoding succinate dehydrogenase [ubiquinone] iron-sulfur subunit 1, mitochondrial-like: MATTRLLLRRCSAATATTAAGRSLPWRLVPSKLQSSQAEPPAKPKRTKTFSIYRWNPDNPSKPYLHNYEIDLNDCGPMVLDALIKIKNEMDPSLTFRRSCREGICGSCAMTIDGDNGLACLTKIQASGGASTITPLPHMFVVKDLVVDMTNFYNQYKSVEPWLKRKDPPPQPGKEIPQSKKDRAKLDGMYECILCACCSTSCPSYWWNPETYLGPAALLHANRWIQDSRDQYTKERLDAVNDEFKLYRCHTIKNCAHACPKGLNPALQIESIKKLQLQ; encoded by the exons ATGGCCACCACTCGTCTTCTCCTCCGCCGTTGCTCCGCCGCCACCGCCACCACCGCCGCCGGACGTAGCCTCCCTTGGCGTCTCGTCCCTTCGAAGCTCCAGTCTTCCCAAGCTGAACCTCCGGCGAAGCCCAAGCGCACGAAGACCTTCTCGATCTATCGATGGAACCCCGATAACCCCTCCAAACCCTACCTCCATAACTACGAGATCGATCTCAACGACTGCGGTCCCATGGTCCTCGACGCCCTTATCAAGATCAAGAACGAGATGGATCCATCCCTCACCTTCCGCCGATCCTGCCGCGAGGGCATCTGTGGCTCATGCGCGATGACCATCGATGGAGACAATGGCCTCGCTTGCCTCACCAAGATCCAGGCCTCTGGTGGCGCCTCCACGATCACCCCGCTGCCGCACATGTTCGTTGTCAAGGATTTGGTGGTGGATATGACCAATTTCTACAACCAGTACAAGAGTGTTGAGCCGTGGCTGAAGAGGAAGGATCCTCCGCCGCAGCCAGGGAAGGAGATTCCTCAGAGCAAGAAGGATAGGGCGAAGCTCGATGGGATGTATGAATGTATTCTTTGTGCTTGTTGTAGTACGTCTTGCCCTAGCTATTGGTGGAATCCTGAGACGTATCTTGGCCCTGCTGCACTTCTCCATGCTAATAG GTGGATTCAGGACAGTCGAGATCAGTACACAAAGGAGCGACTTGATGCCGTAAACGATGAATTCAAGCTGTACCGCTGCCACACGATCAAGAACTGTGCCCATGCCTGTCCCAAGGGATTGAATCCTGCACTACAAATTGAATCAATCAAAAAACTTCAGCTTCAGTGA